Below is a window of Sinorhizobium meliloti DNA.
CCTCGGCAAGGGGTCCCGTGCCGCCCACGCCCGAAGCGCGCACTCTGTTTTCGCGACGTCCAAAGCACCAGACGTCGATACGACGGCGAGTTCTGCCAACGCCTCCAAGCGTTCACGCGGTGTATCGAAGTGACTTGTCTGTTCGATTAGATTGGCGGTGAAGTCACGCTTCCAAAACTCTATGAGCGCCTGGAGAAGCTCATCTCTATTCTTGAAGCGCCAGTAGAACGGGCCTTTGCTCACGCCAAGAATCACGGCCAAACGCTCCACCCTGACCGCCTCAATGCCTCCGGCTGTCAGAGCAGATAATCCGGCTGCGACCCAATCGGCCTTTGTTGGACCATCTCGTCTATCTGCCATTCGACCCGCCTCACGCTTCGTCCCGTCTGCCGAAGCTAGGGCACTTCCAGGAAAGAGTGTAACGACTTTCCGTCCGGAAGTGCGTCGTTTCAAAGGCTTGGAGCGCCGGCTCCGCTTTCCGCCGGCCGGGCGGCCGCCCAAAATAGGATGAGGCCTACCGGGCCGAAGATCGCCCATTGAATAAGGCCCCATGGGTTCCCGAACCAGACAAAGGTGAAGAACAGGCAAATACCCGAGACCACCAGGAAATGGCCTCCGATTATCCAGGCTACCGGCCAGCGCCAGTCGCTACGGAATGCCGCCACCAACGTGGCCACGGCACCGCCCGCTATCAGCGCCGCCATCTGGTACCACAAGATGTCGAGCACACCGGCCGAGGCGGGTGGCAGATTGGCCGAGTAGACGGGGTACATCACCTCGGGCGTCCCGCCAATGATGTGGTAAATGGCGGCAACTGCATTGAGGGCGGATGCCATGAGAAGTGCATTACGGCCGGCGCGTCCATCTTGAAGGCGATTGACTCCTGCATCCGTTCTCATGGTGCTGATCCATGTTCAGTATACGGTAGCGTATACTATGCCGCCGCGGCCAC
It encodes the following:
- a CDS encoding TetR/AcrR family transcriptional regulator, with amino-acid sequence MADRRDGPTKADWVAAGLSALTAGGIEAVRVERLAVILGVSKGPFYWRFKNRDELLQALIEFWKRDFTANLIEQTSHFDTPRERLEALAELAVVSTSGALDVAKTECALRAWAARDPLPRAAVREVDAMRTKHLTEEFKLLGAPHPLAEQLAKAIYLALLGLYTVRQYTPELADEQSFLTGVRIALDAAQIQSHSTDVSAAEKQA